GACTCGGATGATTTTAACAAGAGTGCAATTTCACTGAAGCAGGTGCACTTCAAGTTCCCTGTCGTACTTATCCAAGCAGCATCCTTGGGAGCACTCCAATTAAGTTTAGGGAAAACAGTCCCATTAAGAGTCTCAATTGATTGTTTAACAGCCAGTTCGAGTTCTGGGAAACACGGTGGTGGTGAAGATTGTTCAGATTCGTCATCAGAATTCTCTGGAACTTGGAAGTCGTCTGCTTCTTCGGGATTGTGGATTCTTCGAGGCAATGCATCTTCACCAGTTACGGACTCAGGAAGTAGGAAAGGTCCAGAATCATCTAATAGGTATTCGACAAAGGATTCTGGAAGCTCAAGGATTTGGGTCTTGATCGAAACAGATTTGAATTTTGGGTACCATTCTTGAATTTGACaccttctaacttcttcttctttcatcttcACGAAATTCAGCAAAATTCAGTATTCGCAATGCAGTACAAAAGTTGCTATTGAACTTCTTCCTCCTGAGTTCTTTTGTCTTAACTGATAAACAAGAGGAAAAAACACCATTAGTACAAGTATCTAAAACAAGAACTAATACTGAAAGTATTAGTTCTTTTGTCGTAGATGAGTTCTTTTGTCCTTCTTCCATCTACGAAGTTTAAATCTTTGCAGTATGGGAAAGATAACTAAAAGACTGAAAATATCTAAAACAAGAACTTCTAGTTGAAAGAGAACTCTTCTTAGGTTGGTTGATACCAAAACTGCTTTCTTACGAGAAGCTGTTTCAAACCGATAACTGTTCAGAGTTGCAACCACCTCTCAATGCCTCTTACATTTACATATTTAAGTCGTAGAGTTGAGCATTTCAAGACATGTGACTTCTCATAAGAATTGTGAATGGCTTAATAACAAAGGAAGACTCGAAAAGATAGCAGATGAAATAACATCATATGGTACAAAAATTATCATAAGAAAAACACACGAGGCAGATATGGTATCACTGTAAGATACCACTGCCACAATTCATGTATATGTGATTTATCTTACTTCCTAGGCTACGTCTGTTTTCCATAGCCATTGGTTTTGGGTTCAATCCCAcactcaaaattagggttttgtaacacAAAAAAGATTAATAAGACAATAAAGTGACAAACGAATTCATCAAATTTTCAGAATAACAAATTGATATGATTGAGGAATTTTACCAAACACATGATGCGCAGTACTAGAAAAGTTTAATGCCAATAGGATTAAACGCATAAAGAGGGAAATAAGAGAAATTGGTTTGATTAGTTCTTACCTAAAAGGCTAAAATCAAACTCACGTCAGAATCTGCAATAGAGCTCTTAAACGCAACCACCAACAGAGAAAGTTCAGAGGAAAATTAGGAGGAGAACTCTCATCTATATGTGTTATTTAAGCTTCCTAGCTGGATTAGGAAACCATCTCAAAGTGGGAAAGTACTTCTGCTTCTCACCGAAGTTGAAGTAGTACTTTTGAGAAGTCAAGGGGAAAATAAACATGTAAAGTCACTCACTAATAATCTGTTTGGCTATCAGAACCAGCCCTAATTTTTAGAAGTCAGAGGCTTAAATATTGTgcctgaaaaaaaaaaagttaccataCCACTTAAGAAGTTGTTTTTgaactttaaaagaaaaaaacaaaaaaaaaatcaaaagccaGTTTGGGTATGCACAATTCCAGGATAACTTCTAAAATCAGAAAAATTTGCTTCAGATGTAatctaaaaataaattaaaaatataatGAGATGATAGTAATAAATTAGATATATAAATCATAAGTAATAATTttaaattaagttttatctaatCACACAATAGTAATAGAGTGCCTTCAAGATAAACAAGTAATGAAACTACTGAACATGTATCATCAAAATAAAAGTTAATGTAAATATCACTTGGATAATAATTATAAGATAGTATTAGCAAAATGAAATTGATATTAATAGTACAACTTAAGGATTACTTAGTAATAATAtacatttaagaaaataaaattaaatcaaatcaaatctagtattagtgattaaattaaaCTTGACCTTATGACTAATTACGGTTAACTTTTATTGGTCTAAGAAATAAGAAAtatataataatagtaataaaatattattacCAAACAACTATGGAAAATTGTTAGcggttatttatttttatcaagtCACATGATGAAATAAATATATAGATACATTGACaattatatgtaaaaaaaaaatggggTAGCATCcattgacatggttatattgacataatcttcacattttagcGCCATTTTTTCACTGAGTCCAACcggcaatgaatttgaagctaaattTTTAgtgaagattatgtcaatataaccatgtcaacggtcCCACGCCTATAGTACTAACATTTGGATAATGCTTATAACATTAAGTTATTATTAAATAGTACATGAATTTAAAAATTATTTAGTTATAATATAGTTTCATTTGGGATTAAAATTTGAtttcattaaaataaataaaatgggtAAGCATATAGATTTGTGTCTCGTTTCAAGTTGTTTCAAaatcatttaaaatgagttgcaTTTTTCGTgtgtttgtaagtatgagcagtacttgcatTTACTTGAGAGATGATATTTCTCTATAAAGTGGGGAGTTTTGAGCATTCAGAAGGAAgattcgattttcgaggacgaaaatgacacaaggtggggagaatgtaaggatccTCAAGCACATCAAAGCTATTAGACCGGTTACGAGAAGATCTAGTGATGATCGAGAAGATTTAGCCGCTAAAAACCCAATTAaataaatatgattttttttaataaaataataatttggacATGAAATTAGTatcattagatagatctcgaaaagttttgCAGAATGGAGTATTAGAACGTGTCATTCGTACGTCGGATGAGAAAGATACCGCAACCTGAAATTTGGATGCAGAAATTTGACTAAAATCAACTGGCGTTGACTCACTGTTGACAAATGAACCTTGACTTTTGAATCGACCAGACCAGGACCTCTTGTTAGTACAAAGTTACCCTTAGTAATTTTGAGTGTATGGTAATATTAGAAACTTATTAATCAAGTTAATTATGCTTagttaagttaattacatttctaGAATATATATTCTCTTGTAAAACAAAGTGGGAGGTGTTAACATGAATGAGCTGGAGGTGGGCTGTTTGGGAGAGTTTGAAGAGGATTATGCAAATAGGTGTTGTGGGTTAATCAAGAGTATTGAAAAGGATGTTTTGGATTAAATAAGAGGAGAAATAGAGTAAAAGATAGAGAACTACTTAGACTAGTTATAATGAGTGAAAAGAAAGATGTGTAAACAAGAATAAAGAGGAGAAAAACAAGGATTAGGGTAGACTATATGGGTTAGCAGGTGGAAAAGGTGAGAGGTCTTGGTGAATATGAAAGACTTGGTCATCTTAATCACCTTGGTTTTTAGGTTAGGCTGGATCTACAGGTACATCAGATCATGAGCATTCAGTATGTGCGGCATTCGTTATCACAAGTGGAAGTGGTAATTGTTAATAAGAGTAGGAGTAATTCAAAGAGATAAATAGATGATAATCAAGTAATTATTCATGGTAATGGTTTTGAATAAGGTATTTAAAATCGCACGATTATATGCCTAAAGATATTCAAACTCTCGCCCTACCATCTATATATATAAATCTTCAACCATCATTCTATGACATGTTTTTGTGATACTGACCAACTTATAATATATATTTATAAGGTTTTCCCAGTATATAAATTTGTATTCCCACTGTATTTTATTGAATATTGCATATTCAttcaatttttttatatatatttctatttttaatttataATGTAAGAATAATGATTTAATAATCATCCATGAATCCACGATTCACGATTCAATATACGATTTGAATCTCAAAATTTAAAAAATGATTCGCGTTCCTACTTACGATTTCACAACTTGGTTTGATGAAGTATTCTTATGATGATTGATGAACCAATTAAAGTAACTTCTTTACTAGATTCTAATTCGTTAAATATGATTCATATAGATGGTATAACATGATAATAAAAATGGGCAGTTGCTAGATACTTATATAGACATGAATCAATTAAgtttataattatttgaaaaaTCAAGattttatgtgaattattcaagTTCCCTGGCCAATATGTAGAGACGATTATAGGTATACTAAATTGATAATTAGTCGTAGATTTGTAAACGTTAATTGTAGTATTTTGTCTGGTGGTTCTGTGGGCATATTGTTTGTTCAATTCCATTTAGAAACGAGTTAGATATCGATGGCCGAAAACTAATCGTCGTTGCTGTATTTCTGAGTTAGCAGTCACGAGTAGTCATAAGTTGGAGCCCTTTTGGATAGTTTAGAGCGTTATTTGGAAAATAATCAGTAGGACAAAGTTGTATATCTTAATCCCTAAATTCCGCAAAGACTGATATTGATCGTTTTGGACTTAAGAGAGTAATATAGAGACCCTCAAAGGTGACTTGTTGAACTGTATTTGGGTTGAACACTTAGAATTATTTCAATGTCTTAATGAAGTAGAGGTTTTCGAGTGCTTTCTAATTTTTAGAAcattgatcggttgaactcactagcattggtatgtcaatctagttgtcaattttagtttccaaaacgcattcttgatttagtatactaaagatagtttcagactagaatAGGTCTAAAAAgaagaatcgaagctatccttcaAGGATGAAGAGTGAAGACTAGatccaagaagacatcaacaaggattttatcaacaaaattatgtggtgattgatttcatttgaatTCTTGTTCAATTTTACCTTTCTAATCCATCGAAGcaagtgctcactctatggaacaatttctatgaaagttaatatacatttatgtatatatactcgaggttatttgagccacgacttttgtgacaataacctttatccctggaaatgtTCTCATGTTAtattgaatgagcttacgaattcaacgatccaagaatcactcgattccgagttataacaatgaagttatgagtggtttattaaagtaacagttataagaGTTGCTGAAACTATTACAGTTTGTTAGTAGGAAACAGTCCAcaaactgtttgtaacggttcacggacttgagcccaatgACGTGACTAGAAGACATTGTTGCATATGtttgtgatgtttccttatctagaaaAGATagttattaatccaaacatatttgattaccatattaaagtgtttgtgataacttttaattcctgcctgagttaaaatgtgatttattcacataaatagaatatttgctaattaattatttatttaattattttggcaagagtttgtaacttaggaaagactctcaaaagtaggagagtcttgaaaaatgaaaatagctttgattatcttccaagctattgttcattataaataaagggtttgtGAGTGCTATACGTTTTTcattccctttggaaaattggtgtaa
This is a stretch of genomic DNA from Papaver somniferum cultivar HN1 chromosome 1, ASM357369v1, whole genome shotgun sequence. It encodes these proteins:
- the LOC113287076 gene encoding cell division cycle protein 123 homolog — protein: MKEEEVRRCQIQEWYPKFKSVSIKTQILELPESFVEYLLDDSGPFLLPESVTGEDALPRRIHNPEEADDFQVPENSDDESEQSSPPPCFPELELAVKQSIETLNGTVFPKLNWSAPKDAAWISTTGNLKCTCFSEIALLLKSSESLTHDLCHAFGSCDDTTSSRPSTFYLALRKWYPTFHPEMEFRCFVSRGVLVGISQREVTSFYPVLVEKKEDLKNSIQEFFTENVQQVFESENYTFDVYVTSKGKIKIIDFNPWAPFTLPLLFDWEELEMSSVEEGDSVPFRIVDT